A segment of the Triticum urartu cultivar G1812 chromosome 1, Tu2.1, whole genome shotgun sequence genome:
atttacccATATCTAGCATATTGTGTgcatgattgaaatgcttggtatgtgtgggatccgactacctagttgtttattcttggtagcctctcttatggggaaatgtagtcttgtgcttccatgagccttagtagtccgctacagcccagttcaccgaagtcctgctagcccagcactactgctcaggacacttgactggccggcatgtgtttcactttgttcctgtgtctgtcccttcggggaaatgtcacgcggtgacattcggagtcctgcctagcctgctacagcccaggttaccgaagtcctgttagcccagtgctacagcccagattcacacgctgttgaccgacatgctcgaagttgattcatgtatgcctgtccccatgggttagtgccgctttgggttcacgactagccatgtcggcccgggttctttgtcatatggatgctagcgacactatcacatacgcgagccaaaaggcgcaaacggtcccgggccaggtaaggtggcacccgtgggaataccgtgcgtgaggtcgtaaagtgatatgatgtgttacatgctagatcggtgtgacttaggatcggggtcctgacaggctccccgccgccgcccctcgtcgcgCGCGACAAGGACCAGGAGGTGGAGGCTGCCTACCAGGCGGCTGCCGTCCATGAgagtgaggaggaggaggagcacaaggaggaggaggaggcgtaCCAAGCGCGCATGGCGGAGGCCATGGCGCTCTCTGGCCGGCGACTGTGTCGTGCCACCATTAAGGCCCCAGTCCCTCGTCAAGGCCGAGCCGCCGCCGACCCCCATCGAGTGCTACTCCTGGGACGGGGTGCTGCACGAGTGAGTCAGGGCGCCACTGATCTGGTACGGGGCGACGCAGGAGCAGGCCTACCTGGAGCACTAGCGGCACCGGCGGCTGGCGGAGGAGCGGCGCGAGGGCGAGTGGCTCGAGCAGCTGGAGCTCAACGTGGAGGAGGAGTGTCTTGCCCGCGGTGGGGCTGCCCAGTCGGCGGATGACGTCGCCGCAGCCTGGGAGACGACGTTCCCCTGGACTGGGCTGGCGCCGACGCTCATCGACCTCACCAGGTCTAACGACGACGACGAGCACGCCTAGGACAGCGCGCCTTCTCCTAGTTTTAGGTTTATTTAAGGACGCCGATAACGCCCACACATTTGGCATACTAGACATCCATCCACACACCATGTGTGGTGTGAGCAGGAGGCAACCCACACGGGTTGTGTGTGGGCGAATATTAGAATTGCCCACATGTGTGGGTGCGGCTACTTCGTGCCACACGTCCAACAAGTACTATCATCTTCACCCGCGCGTGTGGCACGAAGCAAAAATGCCCACACGTTCTGCCGCAACTATGTTAGGTACCCCACGGGATGACAGTTTAGTTTTCATCTGGGATGGCAGATGTAGTTATCCGGGATGACAAATATAGTTTTAAAAACATGACAACTCTATCTGTTTTGGTTAACTATAGTTGTCATGTCTAATTTATGATAGTTGCCGCATGTAATCAAACCATAGTTGCCGTGTGTgattaactacttgccacattGGGTCAAACAgtagttgccatgtgtgtttacctAGTTGTCACGTGTGATACAACCATGGTTACCATGTATGGTTAATcacagttgccatgtgtgtttaccCTGGTTGCCACGTACGCGCAACTGCAGTTGCCGTCTAGCAACGAATcacagttgccatgtgtgtttacctAGTTGCCACGTACGCGCAACTGCAGTTGGCATCCAACAACGTACGAGTGTCATGTGGCGAAAAGCAATTTGCCCACACACGAGTGGACTAGGTGCTGGTTGTGTGGGCAGAAACTAGTTCGCCCACACAGCGCGGCTGGCTAACTGCATGCTGCGGGGCGTGTGGGCGAACTCTCcaacgcccacacaccagccctGTCCTACGTGGCACTCAAAATTTGCCTTCATATGTCAAGATTCGTGCAAACTCGACTGGACGGTGATCCAAGAGTGTGGGCGAGTTGCAAAACtaccacacgtgtgggcgttaatATTTTCGTTATTTAATGTTTTAACTTAACGTAAAGTGGACTCGTGGACTGTCGCCGGCCTTTGTGGCCGGCATTAATGTTTAATtaacttttttatttttaaaatgTTTGCGCTCTTTATTTTTTTTGAGCGTGCATTTAAAAATGAGTCGAGCCAACGTTGGGCGCAATCGCTGACCCAAACGCGAAAGCGGACATGGATGTCCGCTGAgtcgacccaaacggacaaaaaacTGACAAAATTGTTGTCCGTTTGGGTCGTCGGTTGGAGTTGCTTTAAAATACACTTTTTAAAGATGTAATTTTTACTTTGACATCTCTAAATTTACATCATGTATTGAAGATGCTCTTATTAGTTAAGTTGTTGGTGTAGCTCTAGAAAGTCCGTACTACTTCTAGTTCCATATCCAGTTGACTGCACAGGTTATTCGTGATGCACCTGCACGCACGCGGCGCAGCTGCGCTCCGGCGCGGCGGAAAGGCCAGCCGCGGCTACGTGGAAGGCAAACCATGGTGTGCCACACTAATAACAACAAAACAAATCATGATCTGATGAAAACCTTGGGCCCATCTGCAGCACTATAATGAAAGACCAATCGCCCCGGCACGTAAAGCTAATCCAGATCGCCGTCAGTAAAGTGGAGATCCACGTCACCGCCTCCATCCATCCTCATGCCCGGGATCAGCTGAGGCGAGAGCTCAGCAGCCAGCACGCCCGTGTAATCTGTACCGCCACGCATCAAGTTTACGGCCTCAAATCTCAATGCGTTCAAGGAGAAAGCATACGGTGCCTACCAAAGAAAGATTTTGAGTTAAGACTTGAGTACACCCTACAGCAACAAACCTAGAGGTTTTAAGTGACTGGCGTACAAAAACCTAGTGGTCTTAAGCGGAGTGTACTAGATAAAACATCAAGGCTACTACTAGTTGGTGCCATCAAAATCTTGCTAGTAGTAGTACGAACCCAGAGCTGTTAAGGAATGAATTTATGAGAGACGAGCAACAACCTCCTAAATCCGTCCACTGTCTGTGCCTTTTAGACTATCCACAATAAGAGTAACATaagtagtaacatcacacatatctataTAAAATAGATaatgtggcaagcaataaatgaagaaaaaaaggcatgtggtaacatagctagttaccaCTAGTATGAGTAgcatcacacatatcaagacaAGATGaatctatagcctaataaatgaagtattgtatgttaccacacatatgttactccctactatagaggtagtaacatagagtagtaacatgcgcatgttactactctatgttactaTTCATTATGGCTAGTCTTAACACCAGCCAACTCCACATAAATGGATGTTAAGAAGAAAGAAAACGCCCTCATAAATGGACCCTCTAGAACCAACCATGCACCTGCACCACCCTCCAAGATCACCAAGAAGGTTCACACGATTAGCCGTCACAGAAGATCCAGCGTTCCTAGAGAGGGAAGAAACGTCGCGCTCTGCCCAGGCTTCACCATCAAGGATGTCCCTTTGAGCCGCCCACCCACTCGCCGCggctccccttcttcctcccaTCGCATTCTCCCCGCACACAGCCcatctttctttcttttattcttccCTTGCACTCTTCATTTGAGTCTAATCCCGTCTCTTCCCTCGTCCAACTCCCAACTTCCGCTCCCCCGCAGTTCACATCACCTTTGCTCCGGCTTTCTTGCCGCCCGCGGGCCGCCGTTGAACTCGACCTCGACAAGAAGGAAGAAGCCAAGCACTCCACGGAACCTCCCACCACAAGCCGAGAGATTCCAGACCAGACGGAAGCTTTGGCTCCAAGAACCCGAGGGAGGAATCCGGGGAGAGAAGCCAAGAAGTCGAAAGGAGggatagtagtagtagtactgtaGTAGCAGCAGCCATGGTGAGGAGCAAAGAGGTGCCCAAGAGGCCCAAGGACCCGCTCATGACCCCTCCGTCCAAGCCCAGGGGGTACAGGGACGACGGCTTCGGCGGAAGCCTGCCGAGGAACCGCGGCGGCGCGGCCATGTCCCCGGCGCCGGCCTCCGTGCCCAACTACATGCGGGCCACCAGCAGCTCCGGCGCCAAGGCCGGGCCCGGGCGGCGCGCGGGGGCGGTGCCCTCGTCGGCGTCGCCCACGGCCAGGCGGGGGCCGCTGCGGGCGGTCACGACGGGGAGGGTGCTGTTCCCGACGCCGGAGGTGCCCGGCATGGTCCGGGCCACGCCCACGTGCTCCTCCACCATGAAGGAGGCCAAGTTCCCCGGCGCGCTCGACCTGGCGCCCGGGGCCACCGACGCCCAGGGCCCCGCGGCGATGCGCGTCTGCCCGTACAACTACTGCTCCCTCAACGGCCACACCCACTCGCCGGCCGTGCCGCTCCGGAGCTTCCTCGCGTCGCGCCGCCGGCTCATCAAGACGCAGCAGAGCATGAAGCACAAGGGCGTCTCGGCGTTCCGCAAGGGATCCGGCCATCAGAGGCCGGAGGACAAGAACGGCAGCCCcgtcctctccgccgccgtcgcCAAGGCCGCGCCTCTGGTCGACGAGGAGGCGCTGGGCGACTTCTTCGTGGAGGTGTACGCCGGCCCGAGGGTGAGCTCCGACATGAGCTGCAGCGACATGTCCCTGGACGAGATGGACGCCGCGGTGAGGAGGATGGAGTTCGTCGTCTTCGACCGGTGCGGCGTGGGCGAGGACGACGAGAAGGGCGGCGATCCTGCCGTTGGCGTTGacggcggcgggaggccggaggAGGACAGGCTCGGTTTCTGCAGGGACAGTTCGTCGGAGTGCAGCGATGACGGTGCCTCCGGTCTCATCTCCAGCAACCTCGTGGAGGAGCTGCCCTGGATGAGGTACGAGTGCGATAGCCTGGACGATGATGTTTCAGAAGAGCATGTTCAGGAAGCAGAGGTTTCAGAGGGGCAAGAAGGTGAAGATGAAGAAGGCAGATCCCGCGGATCGGGCGATAATCACGAAGAGGAGGCGGATGAAGAACAGAAACCAGAAAAATCGGAGATCATCTCCGATCTGCCCCGTGAAACGGGGATCATCGCGGAGGAAGCGGGTGCCGATTGCAGAGTGGAGATCTGCGAAGAAATCTCAAACACAATGGATCAACAGGAGGCGGCTTCCACAGTGCAAGAGAGGCAACATGAAGACGATGAGGAGCGTGTCTCGGATGTTGCCCACAAAATGGAGATCGCCGCGGCGCAAGCATGCATTGTTTGTGCGGCGGAGGTCTGCAATGAacagcaagaagaagaagatcaaGACAACATCCTGGGCCAAGTGATCCAAGGGGATGCTTCTGATGGACAGGGCACGTCAGAAGAGAAGCTCTCCAATGGTGTCGATGAGCCGGAGATTCCTGAGCATGAACTAGACATCCTGGGCAAAGTGGTCCAAGGGGATATTTCTGATGGCCAGGGCACGTCAGAAGAGCAGCTCTCCAATGGTGTCTGTGAACTGGAGATTCCTGCGAATGAAGTAGCAGAAAGAGTGGAAAATGTCCTCGAAGAGAGCCCGGTGGATGAGAGTTCAGCAGATCAAGAGGCAAAGGATGATCGGAGCAACGTTGAATCTACCGGCAACTTGGACGTTACAGAGAAGCAGGACATGCCGGATCATGAGTCTGAAGTGGAGCTTTATGAGACTGTGCCCAGTGTTGCATGCGAAGAGGATTTCGTTGAGGAAGATGTAACCTCAAGAGCTGTTTCAGAAGGTGAAATTTCTGACTGCAGTGAAATTGCTTCTCCGGATGTTGAAATGTCCACACAGCCAACAGAGGGTGGCATTGAACAAGATGTGAACAATGTGGAAGATGCTTTTGAAGAGTATGGCAGCGCCGTGAACAACTTGGTTGATCAGTGTATCCCTGCAGAAGGCACAGTGGATGTCATAGAAGATGCTCAGAAGGAAATTGAGATTGCCTCATGCAATTTGGAAGATGCTTCTGAAGCATATGGTACTTCCCAAGAAAGCAGCCAGGAAGTTGATTTCCTATGTGTTGATGCTGCTGCTCAAATGGAACCAGAGCCAGAGGTTACAAACTGCAAGTTGGAAGATTCTTCTGAAGAGTATGGTATTGCCCAAGAAAGCAGCCAGGATGTTAAGCCTGTATGCGTTGATGCTGCTGCTCAAACGGAACCAGAGCCAGAGGTTACAAATTGCAAGTTGGAAGATTCTTCTGAAGAGTCTGGTATTGCCCAAGAAAGCACCCAAGATGTTAAGCCTGTCTGTGTTGATGCTGCTGCTCAAATGGAACCAGAGACTAGAAACTGCAACTTGGAAGATGCTTCCGCAGAAGCTGGTATCACTGGAGAAACTGTTCATGATGATAACTTGGTGTATGTCGGCGAGGTTGCTCAAGTGCAATCAGGGGTTGACACAAGCGAGTTGGTAGACACTTCTGAAGAATCTGGTATTGCTCATGAAATTGGTGAAGATGACAACTCTGCATATGTCAGTAATGATGCTCAAAGTGATTCTGGGATCGCCACATGCGAACTGGGAGAAGAATCTGCTACTGTCCAGGAAGCTGATCAGGATCAGAACTGTACAGATATCAATGGTGGTTATACACATGAGTCCGAGCTTACCGCTTGTGAACTGGCAGAGGCTTCTGAAGCATGTGATATTACCCAAGAAGCTATTCAAGATGACAGCATTTCAGATGTCAGTGATGGTGCTCAAAAGGAATCAGAAATTATAGCATGCGAATCAGAACATGCTTGTGAAGAATCTCATATTATCCAAGAAGGGGGTGAAGATGTTAACACTGCTTGTGAAGAATCTGATATTATCCAAGAAGGGGTGGAAGATGATAACACTGCTTGTGAAGAATCTGATATTATCCAAGAAGGGGTGGAAGATGATAACACTGCTTGTGAAGAATCTTATATTATCCAAGAAGGGGGTGCAGATGATAACACTGCTGGTGTCCGTACTGGTGCTCTAAAGGAGCCAAAGATCATGGCATCCGAATTGGCAGATGCTTGTGAAGTTTGTATTACCGAGGAGGCTAATCTCTCACCCGTTGTCCAGATACCTGAGCATAACTATGACCTGTCAGCAACTGACGGCCATGGGGAGCCCCAGAACCTACCAGCAGAAGACACTGTTGCAAAAGAATTTTCCATTGACGACATGTGCAACGTATTCAGCGGGATGAACCTCAAAGGCGACATATATGTTGATCCTACCGAGTCCGAGATTTGTCCGAGAAACAGAAGGATCGTTGCCGGGAGGAGGAGAATGCCTGAAGAAGATGAATACATGCGAGGCTTTAACCCAAGGGCACCAAATTTTCTTCCTCTGGAATCAGACCCTGATGCAGAAAAGGTTGATCTGAAGCATCAGACGGCGGAAGACCGCAAGAATGCCGAAGAGTGGATGATTGACTACGCGCTTCGGAGGGCGGTGAATAATCTAGGCCCTGCTCGGAAGAAGAAAGTGGAGCTTCTGGTCCAGGCCTTTGAGACTGTCCTACCGCAGGATGAGAAGAAAAGCATTTCACCTACAAGGCCTGCCCAAGCTTGCAACTGATAGTTCTAGAGGTGAGAGCACTTTGGAAATATTTCACGGCATAGTTTGCCGTGATAACCGTAAAAACTTATTTGCAGTTAACTGTACATAAAACCCTTTTCACGAACTAACCTGTTACATGCTTCTCTTTTTTGTGTTGCAGTTAGTGGTTGAACTAATCGTGGAGTACGTTGACGACTCGCGAGCTACTAACTCGGTGGTCGCTGCAATATTAGTGCCAGAGATCCACTCCAAGTTGGACGAGAAATAACTACTTACTTACTAGTCACTGGAGATCGATCGATCGTTTGCTAGAGATCTCTGGTTAAAGTAACATGGAGAGGGTAAACTACTCACTGATGAAGAGTTTCCTGTCTAGTCTAGTTGCTGAGCTGCAAAGGAGTAGCTCAACAACCGAGCTGTGTGTGTGTGTACATATGTGTCATAGTCCTGATGCTTGGTATTTATGTATACTCATGTTTGTGAGAGTTGCAAAAAAATTCAATGGTGCTGAGGTGCTGCATTGACTTTGCCTGGGATCGATCAATCAATAAAACTCTTCTCGACTGCTTGTTTGCTGTGAGAAATGATAGTTACCGTCTATGTAAAGTGCTCGTGTTTATGTGCAGATGTTTAGAATCTTGTGGCTGCTTTCTGTGGATTCAATCCCATTTCATTTCTAGTCTTGTATGCAATGCCTGAAGAAATGCACCAGCTAAATAAACCTGCAAACTCCACTCGaaagttgtattagtactacagtCAGTCTACATAGTGAGTAAAATTTAAGTTTCCCAGGAATGAATCTGAAGGTGACGCCGCGCGTGTGCTTGGATCATGTAGCTAACGTTAACCCGTCTGATAGCTGCAGCCAAACTGTGTAGCGTGTGTGTGGAGTCGTCTGCAGGGCCCCGGGGCTGGAAAAGGAGTAGGAGATGATCCCATCCGAGCTGTCATGGTCTATACGCTGACTCGCCAACAGATCAGCCGGCCTATACATCCTGTGGCCAGCGAGCTGCCGGTCAAAGATCTCCGCCGACGTGACACGGACCGAGCCATCACCATCGCCATCGTCGGCATTACTGCTCAGTATGCAAGGCAAATCCTCTTCGTTTAACACGTGGTTGGTTTGACCTCTCGTTTCAGTCTTGGCGAACACATCTGTCCGCCGTCAGAGGATTCATGATCTGTTTCAGAAATCTCAGTCAAAAACTTGTGGCAGGCACAGCACTAGTTCAATGTTAGCGTTCTTCGTGCACTCGACACGGATACCTTGGACTGGTTCTTCTTTTAGAAAAGTGATCCCGGCATCTACATTATGGGATGCACACAATCATCTTTATTAAGAACTCGGTAGTAAGTATGCTTGATCATTTTAGTCAGGCATTGTCACGAGCACAAAAACAAGGCGTGGATTCACCAAACGGGACATTTTATCTGATGGTcacaatactccctccgttcctaaatacttgtctttctaggcatttcaacaaatgactacatacgaagtaaaatgagtgaatctacactctaaaatatgtctacatacatccgtatgtagtaatcatttgaaatgtctagaaagacaaatatttaggaacggagggagtacacagtAAAGTCAACAATATTTTTCAGCTGCTCTCGCGTCGCCCCCGCGGGCGGCTCGGGAGCAAACCCTAGCCGCTGCCGCCAGCAGCCCACCCACCGCTCTCTTcttccctcgccgccgccggcagcGGTCGCCGGGCAAAGCCCGCGCGGCTCAGCGGCGGCGGGGCCCCTTTTCCTCCTCCCGTCCGTAGGTGGCTGGCGCGGGCTGGTTGTCTCGGCGGGAGCTCGAGCGGCTGTGCGTGCTCGGGGCGGTGCGACTGGCCGGCGAGGCGGCGCACGGAGGCGCGGTGCGCGTAGGCGTGGGCGCGCAGGGCGCGGATCTGGCGTACGGCGCGGGATACGGCGGTGGGCTGCGAAGGTGGAGCTCCTCTGCTCTGGTGCtgggcgggcggcgaggcgaggcTGGTGGTGATGCGTTGAGCTGCGGGCTGGGCGCGCGGTGGCCGCGCGGGATGTGGGCTGGGCGTGCGCCGGTCGCGCGGGACGTGGGCGCGCTGCGCCGGGCGAGCCCCAGCTGGATCTGCAGAGTGCCTACCGCGGGGCGGGGTCGTGGTCAGCGCTGCGGCGGAGGAGAGGGGTCAGGCGGGAGCGAGCTGTTCGGCGGCGCATGGGCTCTTCATGCGCGTCGCCGGCCGTCGGCTCGATGGGCTCCAGAGGGCGGTGTGAGGCAgatctg
Coding sequences within it:
- the LOC125515885 gene encoding uncharacterized protein LOC125515885, whose protein sequence is MVRSKEVPKRPKDPLMTPPSKPRGYRDDGFGGSLPRNRGGAAMSPAPASVPNYMRATSSSGAKAGPGRRAGAVPSSASPTARRGPLRAVTTGRVLFPTPEVPGMVRATPTCSSTMKEAKFPGALDLAPGATDAQGPAAMRVCPYNYCSLNGHTHSPAVPLRSFLASRRRLIKTQQSMKHKGVSAFRKGSGHQRPEDKNGSPVLSAAVAKAAPLVDEEALGDFFVEVYAGPRVSSDMSCSDMSLDEMDAAVRRMEFVVFDRCGVGEDDEKGGDPAVGVDGGGRPEEDRLGFCRDSSSECSDDGASGLISSNLVEELPWMRYECDSLDDDVSEEHVQEAEVSEGQEGEDEEGRSRGSGDNHEEEADEEQKPEKSEIISDLPRETGIIAEEAGADCRVEICEEISNTMDQQEAASTVQERQHEDDEERVSDVAHKMEIAAAQACIVCAAEVCNEQQEEEDQDNILGQVIQGDASDGQGTSEEKLSNGVDEPEIPEHELDILGKVVQGDISDGQGTSEEQLSNGVCELEIPANEVAERVENVLEESPVDESSADQEAKDDRSNVESTGNLDVTEKQDMPDHESEVELYETVPSVACEEDFVEEDVTSRAVSEGEISDCSEIASPDVEMSTQPTEGGIEQDVNNVEDAFEEYGSAVNNLVDQCIPAEGTVDVIEDAQKEIEIASCNLEDASEAYGTSQESSQEVDFLCVDAAAQMEPEPEVTNCKLEDSSEEYGIAQESSQDVKPVCVDAAAQTEPEPEVTNCKLEDSSEESGIAQESTQDVKPVCVDAAAQMEPETRNCNLEDASAEAGITGETVHDDNLVYVGEVAQVQSGVDTSELVDTSEESGIAHEIGEDDNSAYVSNDAQSDSGIATCELGEESATVQEADQDQNCTDINGGYTHESELTACELAEASEACDITQEAIQDDSISDVSDGAQKESEIIACESEHACEESHIIQEGGEDVNTACEESDIIQEGVEDDNTACEESDIIQEGVEDDNTACEESYIIQEGGADDNTAGVRTGALKEPKIMASELADACEVCITEEANLSPVVQIPEHNYDLSATDGHGEPQNLPAEDTVAKEFSIDDMCNVFSGMNLKGDIYVDPTESEICPRNRRIVAGRRRMPEEDEYMRGFNPRAPNFLPLESDPDAEKVDLKHQTAEDRKNAEEWMIDYALRRAVNNLGPARKKKVELLVQAFETVLPQDEKKSISPTRPAQACN